AATTAGACTCAAGTGGGTGTATAGGTTAAAATTCAATGCTAATGGCTTTCTACAAAAATATAAATCTCATTTAGTTGCTTAAATTTTAggtattgatttttttaaattttttttccaatTGCTATAATTGATACGATTAGAACAACATTAACATTGAAAGCATAGAAAAATGACaggtttatcaatttgatactaaatcaaCCTTCTTGCATAgaaaagttacaaaaaaaaaaaagaaggtttaTATAAAGTAGTTTGAAGAATTTAAATTAATAGGCTAGAAGATTGAAGTGTATAAATTAAATAACACATTTTATTGTTTGAGGGCATGATACACTAGAATTGATAAATACTTTcttcaatataattttaaaaaaaatttaaatgagtcAACTTCATACATAaaagtataataaataaaaattcttatTATCTATTTATATACAATCTGTATACTAAAAATTCATCAATCATAAGAAGATCGATTTGAGATTGATCTCTTTAACCACTCTCTTTCAAACCACTCTAATCCATCAGAATTAATATATCTGTCGCCTTCAGGAGTCTTTTGTTGATTAAAAATGACACGTGAACAACTCCACACATAAATTTCtaaatatttcttcttctttcttgtggaATATAGAGCCGTGTAACCCAAAACTCAATCTAAAATCCGAAATGCTAGATGTGGAACCTCATCCTAGATTCGAAATTGATCAGATCACTAGTGATTGATCCAATATTCTTGCTCTTTATAAGGATGGAGTTTATAGAGCCTAGCATTATTCATTTTTACATGAAtttgagtcaacactaagaggagagtgaattagtgcaatggtaaaatcatCGATTTGAGAAAttttttgtttcgattaaacaTATTTCGAAAATGGTTAACTTTGAAAACAAAGTAAAGGGGAAGTTTGCTATGAAAGTAATTTACTCAAAACAAATGCAAAACAGATTTTATAATAGTTcagttgtcatgacctacatccactctcgattcttccTCTATcaagaccaccggcatccactatcggtcttccttcaatagacgaagaccaaccaccttttacagctctttcttcttttaccgggtttaggagataacccttacacccccacttattcctctcttaaactattctaatacttagaaggagaggagttcacacaagattacagcaacGTTTCTTTCATTTTCACTCTTAATTCTTATGCTTTTTTACCAGGGATGAGGGGAGTATTTATAGGtcttaagttgatttaaacttggaacctaaaaatatctcatcccgagtctcccgggtatgggtggtaccaccgcttgtgctaatCTAATAttgacactaacactgggcggtaccactgcccaaactagcggtaccaccgcttaacagcctctcggagactgtgtctgggtggtaccaccacccagactgtggtaccaccgcctgacacagtctcagagactatgccatgacggtgccacttgttgggttaccgtttgggcctttcattgggtccAACACAGTTTATACATGGCCCAaccagcccctaattgggttggcctaattccaatcctaattatgttctaactactaattctaaggcatacttaagctaaacaagtccattagtctaggtttcttccggcgagcttctagcgatcttccagcgaactttcgatgatctctcggtaatattccggtggactcccggcaagctcctggacttcacgatgatcttcttggcgagttccgacgagcttttttggtaagctcctggacttctcgatcagttccggtagaacttccaatgaacatctagacttctgatgaactctctaactcccaacgaaatcgcgcgtttttgactccgagacttcattttactttatgccttgctattgtaattaatcctgcatacttaaaacccacttcgatctagacaattattactaagctaatcaaagttgtccagcatgtcattggtttatcgacgcttcgtccgattctttggcacatcgtcctctcttgtggccttttGCCTAATTAGCTAGTTGACCttcacaactccgatttccttaccttcacaactccgatttccttagcgtaatttctgctcttcttggtctgatgcccgaagccttctgctgatacattaaccgatccttcggctcgacgtccaatcttctgacatgttttccttcggctcaacatgattcttcctgctttaattgtctctccctgatcgaagcttcctacatcacttagatcaaatcataaatactatcaattgattttataatcaaaatccaagattcaacgaaTTCAACATAAAGacttaatcattttatttattttttaatcatttttttcgATCTCTtcttatacataaatattttcttaaacaTAAAGACTTAATAAGTCATGAGTTAAACCTAGGAgatgtataattattttttaatcattttttcaATCTCTtcttatacataaatattttctaacTATATTCACAACCGCAAGCTTAACATTGGTTATGCAGTTCATCTTGGCtcatatctctttctctttttttttatcatttaagtctttctttttaagtttatatcAAATTAGTCAACGTTAATACATATCAGGTCAAACTAATATATTATGAGTCAAACTCAATGCAAGTCACCAACCGAGTTTGTCCATATTTATCAATATGGGACTATTAATGAATCTTTTTCAACATTCAAGTTTGACCAATAATTTATCAGTTTAAACTTATGGATTAAATTGATGTTTGACTCGATATATACTAATCTTGATTAGTTTGACTCCAACACATCATTAATAGAATCCTAACAAAGACGTGATGAGGCGAGAACATCTACTGGATTTTGTACACTGGTTTCAATCCATGCCTACAGGACTAATTTTTCTCAATTCAGAATTTGGACAGCAAAAAACTATTCACAAGCCAGTTTGTATGTGTCAGTCTTTTTTATACATTTTCTAGCAGATAATAGAGTTTCAAGATTACATCAGCTTTTTTAGTTCATGATTCTAATTGATCGACAATGCAAGTTTTTAGATTACATCAACTTCTTTTAGTCTTACCTTGTTTATTGGAGTTTTGAGTCAGCCTTATCAATGGCATTGAAGTTATTTAAAAATCTAATATATATTAGTAATGCGAGACTATTCTTtaacataattttattattaataattaatttaatttgacaATCACGTGAGAGGAGTCTAATTTTAAAGGGTCGTTCGCCCATTCCAtcattcttttttttatcttaattggCTATTTATTGTAGTCAAATTAAGATTATGATATTTAGGTTTTTATTCAAATCGAACAAGTCggtcaaaataaaaaatactttatcAATGATAAGAAATCTAAATAGTCGATCCCAAATTGATAGGATGTTTTAACCTTATTATTATTGTATAATAATGTATTTTTAATTGAagtttacctttttttttccaCAAAAAAATTCTAACAACCTTGACCTCGTAGTAATAGAAACAATTTGACTTTGGTTGTGGAAAAGGTGATATTTAATTCATCTCATCCATATTAATATCACAAGAGGCTACCAAGTCAATTTATACATCATATACACACATTGAAAGCTTCCAGACTACACATGGCTGAGTCAACTTCCGGCATACGACACAGTCTGTCACCCGCGTTTTGTTTGGCAGCCCCAAATCGTTGACTATTTTTGGTGAAGACTTAACGATCACTCTCTCCTCTTCCATGAATCCTTCTTCCCTCACCAACTCTATATAACCTCTGTAAGCTTCCCATCATTACCACGCAATAagcacattcttcttcttcttcttcttcttcttcttcttcttctagctcAGCaagcatctcctcctcctcctcctctgcagcCCCTTCTGTTTCTGTGACGATGGCTGCAATGCTGAGAGCTGTAATGGCGATAGCGACGGTGGCAGCCATCTCTGCGATTGCCATGGGCGCCAACTACGACGTCGGCGGTCCCGCCGGCTCTTGGGATCTCGCCACTAACTACACGCAGTGGGTCTCCGGCAAGGCATTCCGCGTGGGTGACACACTGAGTGAGTCCTCTCCTTCCTCGTTTTCCTCTCCTTCCTCGTTTCCCCCCCTCCACATTGCTTATGATGTCAAAGTATATGATGTTATGCACATTCTCGCTGAGGTAATTAAGAAGTAGGATGTAAGGGAGTTGATAGCTTATGAATGCTCACAAGTAGTGCAGTTCTTGATCTTGGCATGCAATGGCAACCAACTCTCATATTCTTCTCTTCAGTTGTTCTTTCCGTAACAATAGATTCTTTCATGTGATGATGATGGTCTCCTTGAATGTAATAAATGAAGCCATGAATGCAAGAAATGTTTATTGATAACtcctctaatccatattatttaataaatagagctaaaaactataacatttataattatttacaTTTAGTATATTTTAGGATTATATAACTAATCATGTTTATAGAAAAACTAATGATTGTGTACACTGGTTAGCTTATCAGTAGAGGAGTAAGGGTGTCAGCTTGCTTAGTTAGTAAACACTTTGATAGTTAAGCGTAAAAAAATAAACGTATTAAATTGATCGTTTAATCTAAActttatcttttattaaaaatataattgtcTACAACtcaatatttaatcaaaatcatattcAATATTGTATATAATTAAATTCACATTTTTATTGCAACATAAATATCTTAGAAGCTATACTCCTTTTGAATGCAGCATTCAAGTATGCGTCGAGCCATGACGTGTTGGAGGTGTCGAGCGCCGCCTACAGCTCGTGCACGACGAGCAACCCCATATCGACGAGCACCGGCGGCAACACCGTCGTCACGCTCAACAGCACCGGTTCCAGGTACTTCGTCTGCGGAATTCCCGGACACTGCGCTGGTGGCATGAAGCTCCAGATCGACGTCGCCTCCCCGACCTcaactcctcctccttctccctccTCCACCCCCCGCTCCCCCCCTGTTGCTCCCTCCCCGCGCTCGCCTTCTGCGCTTCCGCCGTCATCTTCGACCCCAGGCTCCGTCCCTCCGCCGGCATCTTCGACCCCAGGCTCCGTTCCTCCGCCGTCTGCCCCCACAGCGTCGCCGCCGACACCGAGCGGCGCTTGCCTGAAGGCGAAGGCAACTCTCGGACTCGGTTCGGGAATCGTCATGCTGATGCTTATGGCCCTGTGAGAGATGATGCCATTCGCTGTCATCAGTTGTTGCTCTTTCTTTGTCCTCTGTGGACTCACAGTGACAGTGAATCATAGGAAGCATTGTTATGTATTGATTCATTAGatcaataagaaataaaaaacatTGTCATGCATCGATTGTTGCATCAGTGGATTATGAAATAGAAAACAAAGCTTTGATAGTGATTGCTACTGTGCCAAGAAACAGCATAAGCTTCTAATAGCATATGTTATTAGGAGCAATTATTATAAGGCCTTATTGACTCTAAATCATGTCTCTCAATCATTCGTTTCTAACTACATCACGACCCGAATCGATTGGATAATCGACTCTCGTTATTTGATGATCTTAAACAGAAGTCTAAGTCAATAAAAGTAGGCTCATTTTAGTATATACAGAAATTTAATattatagtaaaaataaatattgtTATTAAATAAGTAAGAAAAAATCAATGATAGTCTTCACTTAAATATACATCACTATTAGTTGCTCACAAACCACATCCTCAGAATAATTCTTAATTGATATTTGTTTTCGGGTCTCTTTCTCTAACTAGC
The window above is part of the Musa acuminata AAA Group cultivar baxijiao chromosome BXJ2-6, Cavendish_Baxijiao_AAA, whole genome shotgun sequence genome. Proteins encoded here:
- the LOC135613529 gene encoding uclacyanin-3-like, with translation MAAMLRAVMAIATVAAISAIAMGANYDVGGPAGSWDLATNYTQWVSGKAFRVGDTLTFKYASSHDVLEVSSAAYSSCTTSNPISTSTGGNTVVTLNSTGSRYFVCGIPGHCAGGMKLQIDVASPTSTPPPSPSSTPRSPPVAPSPRSPSALPPSSSTPGSVPPPASSTPGSVPPPSAPTASPPTPSGACLKAKATLGLGSGIVMLMLMAL